The genomic window CGCCCAGCCTCGCCCAGGAGCTTCGCCAGGCGGAAGTGGGTCTGGGCCGGGTCGGTGTCGTCCAGCAGGGCCAGCGCCTTCCACGCGGCGATGGCGTCGTCGCGGCGGCCGAGGTGCTCGACGGCCCTCGCCAGAGAGCGATGAGGGGCCGGGACCAGCGGATTGACCGCCAGCAGCCGGTTCGCGTTCCGGGCCACGCCGTCCCAGTTGCCGGCGGCCTCGTCGAGCTCCATGAGGCGGATGTAGGCGGCCGAGGCGTCGCCGTCGCGGGCGGCCAGCTCGTCGAGGACGGCGTGCTCGGCCGCGGGGTCGGAGGCTTGCCGGTCGATGGCGGCCAGGAGCATGTAAGGGTTTTCCGGGCCCACGTACTCGGGGTACCTCTCCTTTAGCTCGGTCAGCGCGGCCTTCGCCTCCGGCCATCTCTTCTCGGCGATCAGGCGCGTGGCCAGGAGTTGGCGTCCCTTGAAGCTGGTCGGGTGGGACTTCAGCCAGGCCTCGACATCTCGCGAGCTGGCATCGTCGGCCACGTCCACGTCCTCCCAGGTCAGGCCGCGGGCGGTCGCCTCCGCCCGCTCCCGGGCGAAGCGCGCAAACGCCCCATCCAGTTCACTGAGCGACATCCGCGTCCGCGCCGGCAGGGAATCGTTGATCGTCCGGCCCGCGCCGAGGTCGTCCAGCACCCCCTTCAGGCCGTCGAGGCCCGCCGACTTCACGAGGAATTCCACGGCGAGGGCCGACTCGAAGTAGGCGAACTGGATGTGCTGCGCCGACTTCGGGGCGAGGAAGGCCGAGCTGAGCTGGCTCAGCGGGGTGAGGTCGTCCCCCAGGATCATCTCCCGGAAGCGGGGATTGAGGACCGTCTTCCAGGCCGGATCCTGCTGGCCTTCCTCGTAGACGGAGATCCCCTCGCTGAGCCAGCGGGGCATCTTGTTCCGGGTCTTGCTGAGCGTGACCGAATGGCAGAACTCGTGCCACAGGACCGACTCCCAGTTCGACGGCGACTCCCCCTGGGAGGCCGGGCTGTTCGCCGTGATCACCGGGCCGAAGCAGACGCCGAGGAAGCCGTCGGCCCCGGGGAGGCCGAAGGTCCGGACGGCGAACTCCTTCTTCCGGGGGAAGATCTCCACGATCACGCGTGAGGGCAGGGTGGCCCCGTATTTCGCGGCGAGCGTCGACCGCGCCCGCTTCAGGAGGGCCAGGACGCGGGGGCCGTAGAGGTCCGCCTCGCGCGGGTCCATCCGGACGACGAGGCCGTCCTCCTCCAGGGTGCGGAACTTCGCCAGGAGGTCGTGGAGCGTCATGAGGTTGTACGCGACGACATTGTACCCGTCGGCGGCGAAGACCTCGCCGGCGAGCTTCCACCCCTCGGCCTCCTCGCCCAGCCGCAGCAGCGTCTCCGCGAGCTGGACGCGGGCCGGCATGTAGCCGGCGTCGAAGGCGAGCGCCCGTCTCAGATAGGTGGCCGCCTCGGCGAAGCGATATTTCTGGGCGAGCTTGCGGCCGATGAGCGCGTCCACCTCCGGGTTGGCCGGCCAGGGCGCCAGGGCCGACTTGCGCGCCGAGGCCTCGGCCGCCTCGTCGGATCGCAGATGGGCGAGCACGGCGCGATAGACCCAGGCCCGGGGTTCCGACGGGTTGATGGCGGAGACCGAATCCAGGACCTTCGCCGCGTCGGCGTACTTCTCGGAATCGACCAGCGCATCCGCCGTCAGCAGGAGGGCATCGACGTACCGCGGATTGATCTTCAGCGCCTCCTGGAGCGACTTGGCCGCCGCGGCCCTGTCGTCGTCCGCGAAGGCCAGCGCCATCAGGTAATGGTAGCGGGGATCCTCCGCGGCCTCCTTCGGGGCCTTGCGGAGCGTCTCCGCGGCGAGGGCGTGGTCCTGCTTGTCGAGCGCGAGCTCGGCCGAGGCCATGTAGGCGTCGAGGAAGTCCGGCACTTGCCGGATGACCGAGTCATAGAACTGGTCGAGCACCTTCTTCGGGTCGGCCCCACGCAGCAGCAAGAACCGGCCCAGCGCAACCTGACCTTCCGCCGTGGCATAACGGCGGGGGAACGACTGGACCTGCTCCTCGATGTCCTTCATCGCCTCCGGCTCGCCGCCGGCCAGCCCATTGAAGCGGCGGACGTCGCGTCCCAGGAGGTAAAGGTTGAGGCTCGCCGGATATCGGCGGGTCGCCGCCTTCAGCGACTTGAGGGCCTCGTCGTACTTCCCCTGGGCCATCTCGGCGCGGATCTTCAGCGCGGGCCAGGCCTCGTCACGCTCGCCGTCCCGGATCGCCTCGGCCGCCTGCCGCGCGCAGCCGGCGTAGTCCCCCCGCCTCAGGAGCTTCGCCGCCTCATCGGCGTCGGCGGCGAGTGCGGGACCCGCGGCCGTGAATGCTCCCCATGCGACGACGATGGCCAGGAGGGGCCGGCCGGCGGCCGGCCGTCGATAACCGGCGGGAGGACCGGGATGGGGTGGATCGATCGGCGTGGGCATCGACAGGCTCCCTACCGAAGATGCGGGCATAGGGAGCTATGTTAGTGGTCGGACCGCCCGGACCGCCACGGGTCTTCCGGGGTTGGCCCCTTCTTCGACCTGCGTCCGTCCTCCACCAGGCCGGCTGCCCCGGCGGCGTTACGGCGGAGGGCGGAGGCGATGATCGTCACCCCTCCGAGGTCGAGCTGGCGGCGCGGTCATCGCGGGGATCCCTCGCCCTGGGGCGGAGATCGAGGTGCCGACCGGCTCGGGGCCTGCCGGGGAGCTGTGCCGACGGCCGGAGGTCGCCCAAGCGGCGTACCGCGGGGCCTCGCGCGTCTCGGCCCCGACGGGCCGATGCCGGGATGCGGGGCGACTGCATGGGAGATGGTGACTCCACGTTCGCCGGGCGGGACGGCCCACGCGACAGTTCATGCCGGAAGGGCTCGGGGAGTCAGCGGCGGGGCGCCGGGCGGGACATGCCGTCGAACGCCTCGATCAGGAGGTCGTTGAGCTCGTCGCGCTGCGTGGAATCCAGGGAGCCGGCCCCGCGGGCATGCCAAACGAGCGCCCTCAGGAATTCGGGCCAGCCGCCGAGCGGATCGCCCGATCGTCGGCGTACCAGGGCGAGTGGGTACAGGTCGAAGCCGTCGGTGGCGCCGCGCCCCAGCCGAAGGCTCTCGAGCAGCTCGGTGGTCGCCTCGGCGTACTGCCCGAGGCGGAAGAGGGTCAGGCCCAGCGTGTTGTGATAGGCGGCCTGGCCTGGATCGAGGGCGACGGCGCGACGAGCCTGGGGCAGCGCCAGCTCGAGGCTCCGGAACTCGATGCGGCCGGTGCAGATGAGCCAGGCCAGGGCGTTGCAATCGAGGGCCCCGCGGCCGCCGGGCTCGTCGTCGAGCGCCCCCGCGTCGTCCCCGGTGGCCCGGCGTGCCATGGCACGCCAGTGCCTCGCCACGATGTTGGACGGGACACCCCGGAGGACCGCGTCCAGGATCGGCAGGGCCTCGCGGGGCCTGCCGGCCTCCACCATGGCCGCGGCCATGAGCGTGTTCGTGGCGTTGTCCCAGGGCCGTTCGGCGGCCAGCCCCTTCAGGTCGACCAGGGCCTCCCTGGCATGCCCGTCGAGGATGCGAGACTCGGCGCGGCCCAGCCGCGCCCGCCACCATGTCGGGTCGATCTCGGCGGCCCGGCCGAACGCACCGAGGGCCGCGGCCGCGTCGCGGCGGTGCCTGAGGAGGAGCCGGCCCCGCTCGCAATGGGCCTCGGCCCACCCGGGTCGCAGGGCGACGGCGCGATCCAGGTAGTCGAGCGCGCGGTCGAACGCCCTGCGGCGAATCGAGGCGGCGGCCAGCCGGTGATAGAGCTCCGCCGACGGACCTCCGACGAGGAGCCGGAGCCTGGCCCGGACCTCCTCGCCGATCCACTCGGCGAGCGGCCCCGGAGGCGGGTCGAGGAGCGTCACCGGCAGCGGCCGGACCGGCCCCTCCGCGGGCAATGGCGGGGCGTCCCAGTCGAGCCCCATCTCGCCCAGTTGGCGGCGAATGGCGCGCAAGTCCCAGCAATAGACCCAGCGATCCGAGGCGCACGACACGGCGAGGCGCGTGCCGTCCGCGGAGAAGGCGACGTTGTAGACCCGCTCCAGGTCGGGCGGCTCGAGTCGCACCACTTCCCGCCCGTCGTCGGGGCGGAGCAGCCGGACGACCCCCTCGGCCGTGGCCGTCGCGAGCAGCCGGCCGTCGCCGCTGAAGCCGCTGGCCACGCCGCCGACGACCGCGCCGGGGGACCAGTCCCCGACCCGGTAGAGCCGGCGGCCGCTCTCCGTGCCGACGAGCAGCCACTGCCCGTCCGGGCTGAATTCCGCGGCGGTCCTCTCGGCCGCGGGGAACGAGACGAGCGGGCGTCCCGTGGCGGCCTCGTAGACCCCCACCCCCTGGCCGCCGTGCCAGCTCGCCAGGGCGACGAACCTCCCGTCCGGGCTCAGCGCGAGGTTCCGCACATCGGCCTGGGGCCCGGGCCAGGTCAAGCGCCCGGGGCGATCGACCTCGATCACGACCGTGCCCGCGGCCATCGCCGCCGCGACGAATCGCCCGTCGAGGCTGGCGGCCAGGGCGTGCCCGCCGCCCGGCTCGAGGTCCGCCAGGCGCACCGGGCCCGGCAGGGCGAGCGAGCCGTCGCGGCCGATCGACGGCCGCCAGCGGAAGAGGCCGTCGCGGCCGTTCGTGATCAGCTCGCCTCGCCGGGTGAAAGCGACGCGGCTGCACGGGACGCGGAGCTCGGCCACGAGCCGGCCGTCCGCGAGGTCCCACAGGCCCGCCCATTCGGTCCGGGCGACCGCCAGGAGCCTGCCGGTCGGGTCGACCGCGA from Aquisphaera giovannonii includes these protein-coding regions:
- a CDS encoding tetratricopeptide repeat protein, which produces MPTPIDPPHPGPPAGYRRPAAGRPLLAIVVAWGAFTAAGPALAADADEAAKLLRRGDYAGCARQAAEAIRDGERDEAWPALKIRAEMAQGKYDEALKSLKAATRRYPASLNLYLLGRDVRRFNGLAGGEPEAMKDIEEQVQSFPRRYATAEGQVALGRFLLLRGADPKKVLDQFYDSVIRQVPDFLDAYMASAELALDKQDHALAAETLRKAPKEAAEDPRYHYLMALAFADDDRAAAAKSLQEALKINPRYVDALLLTADALVDSEKYADAAKVLDSVSAINPSEPRAWVYRAVLAHLRSDEAAEASARKSALAPWPANPEVDALIGRKLAQKYRFAEAATYLRRALAFDAGYMPARVQLAETLLRLGEEAEGWKLAGEVFAADGYNVVAYNLMTLHDLLAKFRTLEEDGLVVRMDPREADLYGPRVLALLKRARSTLAAKYGATLPSRVIVEIFPRKKEFAVRTFGLPGADGFLGVCFGPVITANSPASQGESPSNWESVLWHEFCHSVTLSKTRNKMPRWLSEGISVYEEGQQDPAWKTVLNPRFREMILGDDLTPLSQLSSAFLAPKSAQHIQFAYFESALAVEFLVKSAGLDGLKGVLDDLGAGRTINDSLPARTRMSLSELDGAFARFARERAEATARGLTWEDVDVADDASSRDVEAWLKSHPTSFKGRQLLATRLIAEKRWPEAKAALTELKERYPEYVGPENPYMLLAAIDRQASDPAAEHAVLDELAARDGDASAAYIRLMELDEAAGNWDGVARNANRLLAVNPLVPAPHRSLARAVEHLGRRDDAIAAWKALALLDDTDPAQTHFRLAKLLGEAGRKDEARREVLKSLEEAPRFLDAHRLLLDLVDNDHAGTTPRPPSGSSHGH